The proteins below are encoded in one region of Silene latifolia isolate original U9 population chromosome 2, ASM4854445v1, whole genome shotgun sequence:
- the LOC141641312 gene encoding uncharacterized protein LOC141641312, with translation MKIDLKKAYDSIEWQFIEQMLLALKFPDKLVKWIMRCVSSPWFTLSLNTSTFVYFQGKRGIRQGDLMSPLIFTICMEYLSRVLRVVTEQLEFNYHSLCKTLKLSHLRFVDDLLMFCRGDRVSIKVLLRAFATFSFVSGLEMNCEKSEIYFNGITQVLDRVTAICRNYLWSSSDQYGRAPSVAWDTLCTEKKFGGLGIVNCKLWNQALIGKYTWWLACKSDHLWIKWVDHVYMKGRNWHDYAPLLQSSWTWRKICAVKDIFKPGYHLNQWCDGKYTVAAGYRWLNVPKHSFIAWLFAKERLLAKDRLRAFGLPIDGWWLSCTIFGRPETSVELIWLFFSYSGDEGSEIFCSSTVPKQKVAVQISDYLVF, from the exons ATGAAGATAGACCTCAAAAAAGCGTATGATTCCATAGAATGGCAGTTCATTGAGCAGATGCTATTGGCCCTAAAATTTCCTGATAAGCTGGTAAAGTGGATTATGAGGTGTGTGTCTTCTCCCTGGTTTACACTCTCACTTAATACGTCTACCTTTGTGTATTTTCAAGGGAAACGTGGTATTAGACAGGGTGATCTAATGTCACCCTTGATTTTTACCATTTGTATGGAGTACTTGAGTAGGGTGTTAAGGGTGGTTACTGAGCAACTGGAGTTTAATTATCATTCCCTCTGCAAAACCTTGAAGCTTAGTCATTTGCGCTTTGTAGATGACCTTCTTATGTTCTGTAGGGGAGATAGGGTCTCTATTAAAGTTTTATTGAGAGCCTTTGCAACCTTCTCCTTTGTTTCTGGGTTGGAAATGAATTGTGAAAAATCTGAAATTTACTTCAATGGCATAACTCAAG TTCTTGATAGGGTCACTGCTATCTGTAGGAATTACCTATGGAGTAGTAGTGATCAGTATGGGAGAGCTCCTTCTGTGGCATGGGATACACTATGTACTGAGAAAAAATTTGGGGGTCTTGGCATTGTGAATTGCAAATTATGGAATCAAGCTTTAATTGGTAAATATACCTGGTGGCTTGCTTGTAAAAGTGATCACTTGTGGATTAAGTGGGTGGatcatgtgtatatgaaaggtAGGAATTGGCATGATTATGCTCCTTTATTGCAATCTAGTTGGACTTGGAGGAAGATATGTGCTGTTAAGGACATATTTAAACCTGGTTATCATCTGAATCAGTGGTGTGATGGTAAGTATACTGTGGCTGCTGGATATAGATG GCTTAATGTTCCCAAGCACTCCTTCATTGCTTGGCTGTTTGCAAAGGAGAGGCTGCTGGCTAAAGATAGGTTGAGGGCATTTGGTTTACCTATTGATGGG TGGTGGCTGTCTTGTACCATATTTGGCAGGCCCGAAACCTCTGTAGAGTTGATATGGTTGTTCTTCTCCTACTCAGGTGATGAAGGAAGTGAAATATTCTGTTCAAGCACGGTTCCAAAGCAGAAAGTGGCCGTCCAAATATCAGACTACCTGGTTTTTTAA